DNA sequence from the Vicia villosa cultivar HV-30 ecotype Madison, WI linkage group LG3, Vvil1.0, whole genome shotgun sequence genome:
ttgttgttgattgaattatgtgattgattatGATTTTCTTCTGCATATCAATGGATGATGTATGTGTTAACAGCTTAATAACATGTGATGATAACACTAATATGATGTTAACATACACCAGACatatttaattgatattttttataattaagatAATAAAGGcaaattgatttttctaaatatatataaattaaaaaaatataagttagtaaaaataaataataaatatgacCAAACTGATATTTTTATGCATATAAATcagtaaaaataaattataaatttattgaaCAGATTTGTTTTATAAATATAAGTTTATGAATTATGTGTTAAAACATTTAAATTTGACCAGGGCAAACaaatccttatatatatatatatatatatatatatatatatatatatatatatatatatatatatatatatatatatatatatatatatatatatatatatatatatatatatatatatatatatatatatatatactcttgTCTATATGTATAAACActgttatattatatatttttaagattaaaaatcaaatattattttattgtaatagattcataaaatattgagattaaaaatctaatataaaatgagaaaaagattttttttatttgtttacatgttgaCATAATAGTAtgagaaattaataaaatattataattttactcTGTAACTTAATTTAGTAAAATGTAACTCTTTTTtgcaatatttttataaaagggtgtataaatctaaccATATCTAAATACAAAtcataaaattatgccaaaattgTGGATgtgtttgaatttttatttttatttaaaaacggCTCATATCAAATTGAATTTCTCAAACATATATTTCAatacttattatttattaattttgatatatcacgttagtttattatttattgatgtttaactaattttaatattttgaattagtttaattagtttatttatttatttttattaaaccaTCCTTCATATGATTTggtttttcctttaattttaaatattaattaatcaaagtgtttaataacatttgtttaaaaatatattgtGTTTACAGATTTGATGGAAAAAGTTTCTTGACAAAATTCAAGGGAAAACAATTAATGTTTATTGGAGATTCAGTGAGTCTGAATCAATGGCAATCATTAATATGTTTGCTTCATTCTACTGTACCTAATGCTACTGTAATAAAAGAGGCCGGTGAACCCATCACAAACCACACATTTCAGGTTAGTGAACCCTTTTAAAATTgttgcaaaaaaataaataaaataaaataaaaacatttttttatattttactttgaATATAATTTGtagtaattttttaatatttttgcagGAATATGGAGTTTCAATTATTGCCTATCACACAACATATTTGGTTGACATTGAAGTGGAAAAAATTGGTAGAGTACTAAAACTAGATTCTCTTAAGAGTGGAAACATATGGAAGAAAATGGATGTTTTGGTTTTCAACACTTGGCTTTGGTGGTATAGGAGAGGACCCAAACAACCGTAAGATTTTTAGAAAACTCTTTTAATTAATTAGCATATATGTATAATTTGTTAtggattattattaaaaaattatttaaacatttaataattttaaaactaatgtttaaatttttctataaaattcattggtaattttttttttattattttataaattttatttaaaataactttttttaattaatacggtgatttttatttttaaaaacacaaTATCTGATTTTATGAACGAGCAATCAATGTTCTAAATTAGTTGATCTAACACAAATAATATTTTCAAGTAACTGAATTCGAACCTAAAACCTTAAGAAGAACACACATTTAGATCTAATATTCTTATTATCGACCCTCGATCGATTTTTAATGTGGTGATTTTGATTTTGTATTGCAGATGGGATTATATTCAAATAGGCAAGAGAATTGTAAAAGACATGGATAGAATGGAAGCTTTTAGAACTGGTTTGACAACTTGGGCTAAGTGGGTTGATAAAGAGGTTGATACAACCAAAACCAAAGTTCTTTTTCAAGGAATTTCTCCCATGCACTACCAGTAAGTTTCGCAATTCCTCTATCTTTTAAGTATCGCTTCGTCTCATATTATTAGTAAATTtcacttttaaatttattaaataaataattaaaatatttgatttatatatagaccaaatatattaactatttaataaataaaaaaaggtgAAATTTACTTATAATATAAGACAGAAGGAATACTTTGTTTATTAGGTTTTTTATCGGTAACTTTTTTAATTTGTGGATATAAAAAATAGTGGTGAAGAATGGAAAGAGCCAGGAGTAACAAATTGCGCAAAAGAGACAATACCAATAAATGGATTATCATCAACACTTGGATTACCAAAAGCATCATATGTATTGGAAAGtgttttgaagaaaataacaaaGCCTGTCCATCTTTTCAACATTACAGCTCTCTCAGAATTGAGAAAAGATGGTCATCCTAGCTCTCATAATGGCTTCCATGGCATGGATTGTACTCATTGGTGTGTGGCTGGGGTTCCAGATACTTGGAACGAGCTAATGCTTAAATCaattataaattagaattaaGTAAGTGTCACTGGTTTAAGTGGATGTTGTTACATTTTAGTCCTTgagaaaaattatattattagggATCACATATATAAGTAGTTTAagaaaaatttacaaaaaaagaagaagatgttgTTAGGACattaaatatgaaatttgtaGCATAATAAAAGGCTATAGTAGTGATTGACCTTCATGATTCACAACAAAAATATCTTCTCatctttcttcatcttcataGATTAATTACTTGGACTTTTTAAAAACTAACATTCCTTTTGACATGGATCCAAGGTCAAGCTCTAAAACTTTGATTAATGGAAACACACAAGAGAAGAATCAATTCATGCGCGTATCCTAATCTTCAAATGTCTCAAATTCATACTAAAATTTATTAATACCAAATAAATTGTACATTTCTATTGGAtgtaactaggggtggcaaagcgggcggcccgccccgtttaggcccgtccCATTTAAGCCCGTCCAAATGCGGGGTGGGGCGGGGCGGGCCTACTTAGGTGCCCGAGCTCAAAAGTCATGTCCGCCCCGTTTACTAACGTGTCGGCGGATTGGCGGGCCGGCCCGCtacttttcatttatttttttattttataatttgatttaccacataatttacaaaaaaattaattattaccaAAAAGgtcgataaaatatttttttaacaacgcacaatagaacttcaacatgtcttaagtccaaacacttcaaaaaataaaataaataaagatcaattataacaaaaaaataacgAAATAAACTCAACCACAATAAAAAAGCGTatcaaaataagtaaataaagaaTACATATCACTCTAATCTATTTTAAAGACTAACTACTAAAAAACCCAATTAAGAATTTACATAAGATAGACATTGATAACAATTACACCACATAATACATCATGCTGCATAAAATAGTAGTTCATAAAATATCAACACCTAACTTTCTCACTAAttacttcatataaacttttatatTGACCGAACTTTCTCACTAAttacttcatataaacttttATAAAATAGTAGTTCATAAAATATCAACACGTAACTTTCTCACTAATTAGTTCACAAAATTTGCCACACTTATAGACTTATCAAATCCTccttttcttaaaatcaacatctatttctaaagaaaacatgtgagCTAATGTATTAACAACTTAATAATTATGCATGTTATACAACTGTTCTTTTCTTTTAAGCTTTTTCAATCAACAcatgtattagaaagttatagaaagaacgttataattataattcaatttgtatgtataataatttagaatacaattCAATCAACATAATTATAAGAGAAGATTGTTATTTTTATAGTTaaagttgttttaattctaaataaaaaataattttttttaacaaaaagcccGCGGGCAAAATCCGCCCCGCCTCGGCCCGCTGTTTTAAGCGAGTTAGACGGGGCGGGCCAACTTAAGGTACCGAGCCAAAAACCTCAGCCCAACCCGCCCAAAATAGCGGGTCAAACGAGTCGACCTTACGGGcctgacccgttttgccacccctagatgtAACCTAATGTAGTATAAATATAACTTATTAAAGAATTGCATGCATCACTAATAAAAAAATCAAGGATATGAGAAACTTACCAAATTTAAGAGATGTTTGTGCTTAGCTTGAATGAAGAGGAGTATAAGCTGATGAGAATCCTAGGTTGATGGAGAAAGGTTTGTGTTTGCTCCTTGAGAGAAAGATTGGAACAATGTGAGATATGAGATCTTTGCTACACTACATTGTTGTCGCGACACAAAAAATATCAGAGCGCAAAAACGCTCGAATAACAATGAAGTCGCCACCAAAGTTTATTTAAAAAGGGATTCATATTTCCATTATCCTATTGTTATTGTctaatttcttcatctctctctctcctttATTTCTTTTACTAGAAATTTTCTTACTTCCTTGTGAGTGAAAAATACTTGTGAGAAAGCAGTTGTTCTTCAAGAGTGAGATTCTCTACTAACGCAAATTATTACTTtaagaaattaattttatattaatcaaGATTTTTGAATAACACAATTCAACCCTCCCTCTTGTGTTGGGATTAACTTGTTCAATAAGTGGCATAAGAGCCTAAATGCTTTTTGAAATTTCTCTGGTATATATAACACATGTTCATCCTAATATCTTAAAGACAAATCTAATGTCGAGACAGATCTTCCGACATCTTTTATGACACCCTGAACAGACTTTTGAAACTGCGTGATTATGCAAAAAATAAatatgcagaaacataaataacacacaCATAATTGTTAACTCAGTTCGGTGCAATATCActtactctaggggctaccaagccagaaaggaagtccactatagtattagttcaaagcctaaataaGTCACATGCTTACAACTTTCCATCCTAACCATTATCTTGTGCTACCTCTACCTAAGACCATCCTATATATGAGAAGTCCTATCTCACTTCCAATTACCGCAACAATGTCTAACAGTCCTAGTCACAGTTACTGTATCAATGACTTTTCACCTAACTAAAGATCACACCTCAAAGATCAAGTCACAAACTAGTTACAAGGGAAGACTACACTTCCAGTAAAATATACTTAGTCTTGCTTCACAATATTAACTAAGAAAATAACTTGATCTtgttcaaaagattgatcaaGAACATAACTCAACTCTTATGCTTAAAAGCATTAAGAGTGAGAACAAaaactcaactcattacctaaagtTTTCTGATTGAGAACAACTATGTCTATAAAAAGTATTAAAAGACACATGGGTGACGTACACCACAAGTTAGAGaagagactctcaaaaccctTAAACCTAATTTACaaactataaaaagaaaaaagagaaaaaacataCATAAAACTAGGACTAGGGTTGTCTATATATAGTGTTCAAAAGCTCTTTGGGTTTCAAATTTATTATCCATAAATGCTTGATCCACACGTTTGTAGCTGTACCAATCTTGTAATTAACTCTCCTTAAATCTTGCAaccaatcttcaattcttcaatctttaatatataaatattaattctgttggagatttgattttctttttccaGATGAAATCATCTTGACTTGCAAAATATACTGAGATATATCTAGAATAAATTTCACTGGATCCAATTAAATCTGTCAAGATTTAAAACAATTCGGCACAAATGTTCTGGGTCATGATGTTACGACATCTGTTAGAACATCAATCATTTCAAAGTAGCCCAAACTTTGCTGTACTAAAAAAATTCTACTTAAGTCCAATACTGCTATATCAGTTAGGATGTTATGACATTCTGTCACACATCTTCACTAGAGGTATTTTTTAGCAAAATTAATTCCAACCAACCTCAAAGTTTATAGAGCTAACAATCTCCTCCCTTTaacaaattttggctaaaacacctTTTGCACAAGAAACCCGAGAAGAGTACGACCATACAAGCTACATGCTGATCATGTATACTTTGCACATGAGGAGGAAGATAGTCTGCAGTTACAGATCTATCCAAAATACTCCCCCTAAATTCTAGAACCAATTTTTGTCACAAGGAACTTGGACAACTACCCTTGTAGCCTCCAGAAACAAAAAGGAATTCTACCTTGAATGATTCAAGTTAGAAGACCATGTGACAGAAGCAAGACACATTAGAATACCATGTAACAGAAGAAAAAACACAACACACATGATGTTGGAACATTTGATAAAACTTCATGTATAAACCCACAACTTGAGAAACAGACGAAACAAAAATAGAAAACGCTTATGACAGATAGTCATACTCCCCCTAAAGTGTCGACTCCCCATAAAGGTTAACAACACAAGGACAAGACCCAATGACGAGCACAACACACACACGACTaccatttctccccctttttagcaaAAAAATTGACAAAATCAGAGTTGAAACAATAACAGACTCACACAAAGAAAAAATTCTTTCCCaccaaacaaaagaaaagaaaagaaacaaactaaACCACAAGGATGGGGAGAAAAAAAACTTTTACAGACTCAACTGacacatgcaaaaaaaaaaacacacccaATTCTAGCTAATGTGAGAACTAAAACTTCATAATGTCAATACTTTTGGAGGTTTTACTCATGAAAAATGCAACTTGTGAGAATGTTGAGGACAATGGGGGTATTTATACACAAGGTAAGTTACTTTGGAATGTAACAAGGCCTTGTTTTTAATGACAAGTCAATCATTACATTCGTTTTAGAAGGAGATAAATTCATCCTTGCAAACGCTTCACCATACAACATAGGAGAGAGAAACTTTCTTATTCAATTTCCCCTCTTTCCAAGCTTTAACTGCAAGAATATGTCACAATATTTTGAATGACATTCTCAATGTCATTGAAAATGTATTCTCTTCATATTACACATAACACATGGTGAAAATTTTCAGTTGGCTAACTGGCCACAATGTTACTCCAACACCCTTCTGCAATGTAATTTCAAGATTACCCTTTACTACTTCAATCTGACTTGAATTTCATGCTTTAAAGAAAATCCTATCATGAGTTTCTTAGACATATCATGTTTAGAAACATCATCACTTGCCTTGTAGAAAGACCCCTGACACAATGATGACAGTACCAATGACTTTGTTCTGTAAGCAGAATAAAATCCTAATACCTTTATAGTTGTAGAATGTTACACTACAATGTCACGACATCCAGTTTGACACTATACTATTTTAGTAGTCAACTTAATTGGAATTACATTTTTCTTCAGCGAAAACCTAATATTCAAGACATAATAGGATTAAATTTATTCTAATCCAAGGGATCATAATATCCACCAATAATACAATCCTCTTTAGACTTGGTAAATAGATTTCATACTCCCAGACTCATAACCAATACATGTTTCATTTCTGAAACACTAATGATTGCAGACCAAAATAAACCCCAAACAATTAACTCCTCTTTAATATTATATCTTGAGAGATTACTTATTTAGTGCATTCTAGCCTTTTAGAATATTCCATAATTCGGAGTAACAAACTGCTAAAATGATTTCCAACAACTGGTTGAACATCAGTTCCTTTTAGTGAATTTATCACTGAATCTGGTCCTGATAACATTATCAAAAGAACCTTTCCCAATAGAGTAACTCTGAATCATAccttattgaaggatagaaaaacacttagaaaggggggtttgatataagtgtgactttaaaactcttaagataaaaacaaataacatagttatttttatcctggttcgttgttaacgaaactactccagtccacccccttagagtgatttacctcaactgaggatttaatccactaatcaatcttgattacaatggttttccacttagataccttctaacttttctagagtatattgatcacaacttgatcactctaggaataaaccacttagaaacttctaagtcttctagagtctactgatctcactgatcactctaggaaccttttacaatcaatgtagaataaatgtttacaagagtattgaaatgcttcttagaaagctataatcacaactgtgatatttctctatGTTCTAAGCTTaactctcactaagatattacaaatgaagtgaggttgaagatgaagttcgtgagtgtTTGATTCAGCAGCATTTCAGTAATTTAGCGAGAATTGTtgttttgcttctgatcagaacttcactatatataggcgtttgagaagatgactgttgggatgcatttaatgtgttgcgtgttccgtacagctctgTATTTAATGttccacacttttgtcaactacctcgagccttgcttttcctgcttttactgactttgccttttgtagcttctaacgtttgttttgtcagtcagcgtagcttgtcATCTTGTACTTAATTCTGATCTGATGCTTGTAGATGCAACGTTTGAATATCTGAGTCATTcggcttggtgcagagcatcttcttgtcttctgactttgaagagctttagcgtgataccataagaacttcagtgcttctgcttctgaactcaagttcttctgatgcttcatagaccatgttctgattctgcttgaccatcttctaatgtcttgcgagagcatgttctgatgttgcattcttgaatcttctgagtcagtgcttcttgcggtgaattgtgcatactctttatatatttcctgaaatggaaaatgcataggattacattaccacattgtcttatacaaaattcatatattatgctatcatcaaaactaagaatattgatcagaataaatcttgttctaacacttattGTCATAGACAAGAGCCTTAGAAGACTTTACCAATAATTGATTTACTTTGCTAAATATCACAAAAGGAAATCATATAAATTTTGGTATCCACCAGGACACTTATCTTTCATAGAACACTCTTAATCCAAGAATGAATCCTAGAGCGTCTGCAATATACTGATGGTCCATGTAACAccctaaatttaattaattatttaattaaattatataaggAAATATTTATTAGATTTAGTCGATATTGGATTTTGTTGGTATGATTTTAAGAGGCTAATTGGAATGATATGTCGATCGAGCTATTAAGTTTAAAGTCGTATTTTTAGTCAGTTTAAGCGGAGGAATGATAttgagaataatattatttattggactatttttattttagtgaatttggattgaattgttgTGTGGTGAATAACAATGCGGAGGTGTGTATAAATGGCCCAATAAGACAATatgaaattatattattatttgaaatataagaaaatatgagGTTATTGGTCTAAGGGATATATGCAAGTATCATGGAAGAAAACACAAGCATATGTAGCAGTTAAGGAAAATGGGGTTTTGGTAGAAAGAGGCAAGAATAAAGGAATTCAGAGGATTGCGAAAGGAACAGAGCTTTTTGCATAAAAATAGAATTGATCATTAATTTTGGGGAAAAGGCAAAGGATTGCACTCGATCGGATATTAGAGGCGATCTCCATATACAGGGTAATGGTGGGGTTCAAATCTTTATAACAGGAAATATGATAGTTAGTATGTGGGATTGGGGTTGTATGATTATGTGCCTTGGATATTTTGTTATTTTCGGGTGATCTGATTCTTTGTTAAATTGTTGGTTTTGTGATTTATAGTTGTTTGTTGAATTGTTATTCTCGGTTGAGAATTGTTGTTGCTGGGATGTGTTGGAAATAGATTGATGTTGTTGATCGATTGATCGTATAGTTATTACTGAATATTAAATTGTTGTGGTGAGTTGATTTAATCGTATACTAGATTAAAGTTGTTGGTTGATTAGAAGATTAAGTACAGGAAAGCATACGTgcagttgaagatgaagaagatattGGTGGTGGTGGGGCCACAACACAAGGAGACGGGCGCCCTAGGTTCTAAAGGGACAGGGTGGAACCTACATGGAGAGAGGAGATGGCCTCCCCATAGCCTAAGAGGATGAGACGCCCGCCCCTGGGTGCAAGGAGGGAGACGTTTGTCTCTGGTGCAAGGAGGGAGTGGAGACGTTCGTCTCTGTTGCATTTTGGTGGGCCCTGCACGTGTGTATTTATTTTCATAACTTAAGTAATATGTTCTGGCAATTATTTTAGTAACTTAGTGAATTGGAAACACACTGTTAGTAGAAAAGTATATAAACAATATTATACAAAATAATAATGTAGCAGGTTTCTTTAGAAGAAATAGTGAAATTGGCCCTATTAGTTCATTAGAAGAAGAGACAATACCAAGAGGCAGTGATATACTTTGGTAGCAGTATATATTGATAATTATAGTAGCATAATGAGAGTATGTCAATAGATTAATTAATTCATAGCAGTGTTATAAATTGAATGATTAGGAGATCGTAGCATGAAACAGTAGCTAACAGGCTATAGTATGAATTGATAATGTTGCAGGACATGGCTTGTAGTTGAGTAAGATTGGTTGTgacaaaaaaatggttttggatAACAGGGATATAAGTGTATCGGTAATAGTAATTTAGCAGTAGCAGTGGGATTTAATTAGTAGTCATAGCAGTAATAAAAGAAATACCGATGTAGCCGAGTACGCAAAATAAGTGGTAAAAAATTAGTTATCTAAATTAGTTGAAAAATTGTCGGAGTAAGTCGTGTATACGAATATGTATTTTTGATTGATGTGTTTCGTTATAATTATGTCGAATATGTTGACTTGCAGGTCTTATGACTAGTGTTGAACGAATTAAGTTGATGACAAATATGTATTTGTTATGTAgttattattatgttgttgttgattaagttgtaggcctatggccagtgttgaAACGATGTTGAGTACCTCTTTTATTGGTACAGTGTGGATAAGTTGTTGTGTTATGACgttgattgttgttgtttgtgaATTGTTGCATTAATTACATTTGCATACTAAGTTGGCTTGGATTGACACCACgttgaaagttgaaggcttatgctttggccttgatggcaccatgttaaaggcttatgccttgttgaaatgcctcgataacctggcatgttttaagttgggagttctacaccaatggatccacatgcatatgcacattTGATTCGCATTCAAGTTGTATATgtgtagttgttgttgttatcgTGTTGTTGATTGAAATCAGTTGTTGTTATTAATTTTGTTGATGTTGCTATGTCGTTGTGATTATCAAGTTGTTGTTTGTTGGCGTTACTAAGTTAATGTAACTATTCAGTCgttattgtgttgttgttgtgaagCGGTGAATAATTGTATGATTCTTATCTTATACATATTGATTATCATTCTTCTGTTTATAATTTTTGAAATCTCatcccttctgctgatgtttcccctaccatgggaaatggacaggtactcaagattagttgtGGATGTTGAAGCATTCTTAAGAAGTCTTTATGTTGCACATGATAAGTCGagagggtcttgctctgatatgtagcactgaGGATGGGATAATGAATTTTTCTATGTGTTTATTACTAATTTAGTTGTTAAATAATTATAAAGTTGACGTTTTGAAGTTATAGTTGTTCCAAAAAATTGTTAGTTGAATACTAATAACTATAAGTTGTTTTACAGTGTAATAAAGTATGAttttatgattccgctgcatggTATTAAGAGTTGACTTAATTTGAAGAAAAGTACATGTTGTATTCTAAGTTGAAATATGGCATCCCTTGCGTTGTTTGTGAAATTTTTATActctaattttaatataattgttgGGTAGATTCGGGGTGTTACACTCCACCTTAAGGTGTGACATCTAGACTTCATCTTCCTTGATTATTAAGTAATATAATAAACATCTAAATACTTGTGGAAAACACAAATAGCAATTGTTCTTAAATCCTCTTAAGAGCTCCATATATCTCATCAGACATACATCATATTTTTtatgataataccttcagacttcTCATAGATAACTAATGTTTATTACAAAATTCATTAGTCCTTTGGTAGAAAGACAAACTATCACAAGCTTTAGTGAATTGATCACGAGTTCTTCAATTCTTCAATGCCATTCAATTTCTCTTTTAAAGGCATCAACACACGAATAATTGATAGAATGAAACTGAACATTTCACCAATAACATTCTTACAGCAGTTTGAGTTTCTGGATTAGTTAGTACCAATCATCTTAGTTGAAGTTCTAAGAGAGGTGTGAAGGATAAGGCAAAAACCAGCTTCTCTAGTCATTAA
Encoded proteins:
- the LOC131657179 gene encoding protein trichome birefringence-like 38, whose protein sequence is MGSEMRVYGWISIAICMVICLNPCICLEETNGRSCNIYEGSWVYDESYPLYDSSKCPHIRLEYDCLKYGRTDKEYLKYRWQPTNCNLPRFDGKSFLTKFKGKQLMFIGDSVSLNQWQSLICLLHSTVPNATVIKEAGEPITNHTFQEYGVSIIAYHTTYLVDIEVEKIGRVLKLDSLKSGNIWKKMDVLVFNTWLWWYRRGPKQPWDYIQIGKRIVKDMDRMEAFRTGLTTWAKWVDKEVDTTKTKVLFQGISPMHYHGEEWKEPGVTNCAKETIPINGLSSTLGLPKASYVLESVLKKITKPVHLFNITALSELRKDGHPSSHNGFHGMDCTHWCVAGVPDTWNELMLKSIIN